ATGAAGATTCAAATTTGAAATCCATCGCTTAAAAAAAACAGCATATATTGTTCAAATAAATCTTCTATTTCAACCTTTAGATTAATCAACGTAGAAATGGTATCACAGTCAAGGAGAAAGTATGAGTAGATCAATATCGAAACTTTTTTTGATAATAATGTTTTGCCTTTTTAATTTCGTCTATGCTTTGGATTCTAAATCAGATAGTAAAAAAGTACTTATTCTTTTTTCTTACCATCAAGGCTATGAATGGCAAGATAATATGAGTGACGTAATAATTGATAATCTTAAAGATAAAAACAATGTTTTATATATTGAATATCTAGATGCAATAAATATTCGATCTGAAAAATATTATGATCTAATGGAGCAGATGTTCAATGAGAAATATAAAAATATTAAATTTGATTTAATTATTACCACAGATGATAATGCCTTGAGATTTGTAAATGATAGAAAATTCAGAATTGATGAATCTTCTGTCATTTTCTGTGGAATAAATAATTTTGATAAAAATAATTTTCAAAATCTTACTTCATTTACAGGTGTCAATGAATCCATCTCAGCTGATGAAACGATTAATTTAGCTTTAAAACTAAGACCTGATACAAAAAAAATAGTTATCATTTCTGGCTCTTCTGTTACAACAAAAAGAAACTTAGAAATTATTAGAGAAAGTTTAAAAAAATATCAAAATCACTTTGAAATCAAATATCTAAGTAGTGTTAATATCGATTCACTGGGAAATGAGTTGAGAAATTTTAATGAATCTGATCTTTTACTATATATTACCAATCTTCAAAGACCAAATGGAGAAAGTTTAACAACTTCAAAAAGTGTCGAATTTATTAAGCAAAATACCGATGCCCCAATATTTGGTTTTTGGGACTTTTTGATTCCCTATGGATTAGTTGGAGGAAAAGTTGTACATTCTTCCTCTCAAGCATTGGGATTGGTCAAATTAGCGAAGAGAGTTTTAGCGGGAGAAGAAGCATCAAATATACCAGTTATAATGGAAAGCCCAAATAGATTTATTTTTAATGGAGATATTCTATCAAAATATGATATAAAACTTCAAGATTTGCCCAACGAAGCATTGATCACCAATCAACAAACGGCTGATATGCTGACAAAATGGGAAACTATAAAAGCTAATAGTTTTTTTGGTTACGAATTATTTGCTGGTCATGGCTCTGTAATGATGCTTATAGATCCAGACACAGGCTTAATTCTGGATGTAAACGAAGCAGCTAAAAACTTTTATGGTTATGAAAAGTTATCAGGGAAACTAATCTCTGAAATAAATACTTTGACACCTCAAGAGGTTAGTGAAGAAATGAAGAAAGCTAAAAATGAGCATAGAAACTATTTTGATTTTCGACATAAATTAGCAAATGGCGATATTAGAGATGTTGAAGTTTTTTCATATCCAATGGACTTTAACGGTAAAAAACTATTATTTTCCATTGTCATAGATATAACAGATAAAAAACTAGCTGAAATTTCTGTAAACAATAGAAATATCGCAATTTTTATAATCTCATTTATTGGACTAGCGGTTCAATTCCTTCTTATTTTTCTATTATTAAAGAAAAACCGAAATCTAATCTTAGCTAAAAAATCTATAATCGCTAGTGAAGAAAAACATGAATTTTTGTTTGACAATATGACTCAAGGAGTAGTATATCATGATGAAAATGGTGATTTAATAAGTGTAAATAGATCAGCTTGCAATATCCTAGGTTTATCTAATGATGAATTATTAAGTAAAAACTCTTATGATCCTAATTGGAAAACTATTACTGAAGATGGTACGGAATTACGAGGTGAAGATCATCCGGCAATGATAACACTCAGAACAAGAAAAGCAGTAGTGGATAAAATAATGGGTGTCTATAATCGTAAGATAAACGAATATGTATGGATCAAGACAAGCTCTTTTCCGAAATTTCTAGAAGGGAATGATAAGATTAGCAGTATTGTGGTTACTTTTGAAGATATTACGAGTACAGTCAATTATGAGAGAGTTTTAAAAGCAAGTGAATCAAAATATAGACAATTGTTTGAAAATATCAGACAAGGATTTGCTCTTCATGAGATGATTTATGATGATCATGGAAACCCTATCGATTACAGATTTCTGGAAGTTAATCCTGCCTTTGAAGAGCTAACTCACACGACTGCAAAAGAGATTATAGGTAAGAGAGTTCTGGAAGTACTTCCAGAGACTGAAGA
This region of Candidatus Delongbacteria bacterium genomic DNA includes:
- a CDS encoding PAS domain S-box protein — protein: MSRSISKLFLIIMFCLFNFVYALDSKSDSKKVLILFSYHQGYEWQDNMSDVIIDNLKDKNNVLYIEYLDAINIRSEKYYDLMEQMFNEKYKNIKFDLIITTDDNALRFVNDRKFRIDESSVIFCGINNFDKNNFQNLTSFTGVNESISADETINLALKLRPDTKKIVIISGSSVTTKRNLEIIRESLKKYQNHFEIKYLSSVNIDSLGNELRNFNESDLLLYITNLQRPNGESLTTSKSVEFIKQNTDAPIFGFWDFLIPYGLVGGKVVHSSSQALGLVKLAKRVLAGEEASNIPVIMESPNRFIFNGDILSKYDIKLQDLPNEALITNQQTADMLTKWETIKANSFFGYELFAGHGSVMMLIDPDTGLILDVNEAAKNFYGYEKLSGKLISEINTLTPQEVSEEMKKAKNEHRNYFDFRHKLANGDIRDVEVFSYPMDFNGKKLLFSIVIDITDKKLAEISVNNRNIAIFIISFIGLAVQFLLIFLLLKKNRNLILAKKSIIASEEKHEFLFDNMTQGVVYHDENGDLISVNRSACNILGLSNDELLSKNSYDPNWKTITEDGTELRGEDHPAMITLRTRKAVVDKIMGVYNRKINEYVWIKTSSFPKFLEGNDKISSIVVTFEDITSTVNYERVLKASESKYRQLFENIRQGFALHEMIYDDHGNPIDYRFLEVNPAFEELTHTTAKEIIGKRVLEVLPETEDYWITTYGEIATYGNSKTFENYTKSLNRYYEISAFSPEKGKFASVFSDITERKLSEIKLKESEEKFRSYLRNAPYGIFVVDKLGNFIEVNPKATTITGYSIDELIGMSIGDLLPDESKEFGFKHFSQVKNTGYAFGESKYRTKDGSIRWWSIAAQKVSDELYLGFTEDITERKQIEQELKDSEERFKALHNASFGGITIHDKGVIIDCNHGLSEITGYSFDELIGMNGLLLISEKSRDMVLQNILNGYEEPYEAIGVRKNGEEYFLRLEGRNIPYKGRIVRTVEFRDINIEKQNEKEKENLQMQLIQSQKLESIGRLAGGVAHDFNNMLSVILSCAELGLLKYNDEQLVRKRFEEIKKAALRSSEITKQLLSFARKQIISPVVVNLNDSITKFLSILDRLIGEDIEITCLPYDKLWKIKIDPTQIDQILTNLCVNSRDAIEDIGQITIETNNEIIDDSYCLNNQGFSPGEYVVLSFSDNGSGMDKDTKDKIFEPFFTTKEQGKGTGLGLPMIYGIVKQNNGFINVYSEVGVGTTFKIYFPKIDDIENRQEQLEDIVDVKGGKETILIVEDEELILDLATQMLEDYGYKILSSTSPFEAIKIVKNYDGKIDLLISDVKMPEMNGRDLAKKIMEKVPDLKLLFMSGYTENVIAKHGVLEDGFNFIQKPFSFKNLAEKVHHILNS